From a single Paenibacillus sp. FSL W8-0426 genomic region:
- a CDS encoding YhgE/Pip domain-containing protein translates to MRNIWHIYKTDWLHILKVPTGIFLIVAIILLPGVYDWVNVKSVWDPYSNTQGIKIAVTSEDQGASVAGQTLNIGDELISSLKQNKKLGWVFVDEEKASHGVQTGEYYASLLIPQDFSAKITSIVDGKLERPEVIYTVNEKVNAIAPKITGSGVSAITTQINENFTEAVSEAVLTKLKEAGVQINEQLPTLRKMENGIFTLENNLPQIENAGQKILEVDQAMPEIVQKAQKIVELQQKLPEINEAAQYVVKVQQHWPQIQSAASEILAIQERIPELQKAAGFVHDVDQHFDKVGSIIQTALEQSDKALNIVTTAEQNLDNVAQIAENGKALTEGVNQFIASSEKAMNSIGPAIRQNLLLVQQISDAAGDVFERLQSTDLSKLPTADELDHLASRLGIALRMTDNTSALLSKINDFLPSHPLSNQISKLNAVSDKLQLQIRLAGIVSDALRRNATPPADVVAQLHELSRDVGNGIGEALKAYDNVIAPALAAGSDHLRTMLSSSAAALQTAQDALPDVAGILATAKEGITLGQSELRKLQQNLPEIQAKVHEISQTLQSKSNAFIRALNAVAPIIRNDLPKVKAKLDEAARFVQNDLPEAEKQIGRAADFVKNQLPEVQTGVKRAAELVRTDLPALEHAIRQAADKLREVERDNHFAELAKLLRGDIEAESAFLASPVQIKENQLYPIPNYGSAMSPFYGVLSLWVGSTLLISLLRAEAENPDGKFRGYQLYLGRLATFLTVGLLQAVCVTLGDIWLLGTYVADKWWFVLFAMLVSAVFVTITYTLLSVFGNIGKGIAIIFMVFQFSSSGGTFPISMTSPFFQALNPFMPFTYAISLLREAVGGILWETAWKDILWLCIFIAISLVIALALKRPLSSLTRRSAENAKKTKIIA, encoded by the coding sequence ATGCGAAATATTTGGCACATTTACAAAACAGACTGGCTTCACATCCTCAAGGTGCCCACCGGCATCTTTCTGATTGTGGCCATCATATTGCTTCCCGGCGTGTACGATTGGGTTAATGTCAAATCCGTCTGGGACCCCTACAGCAATACCCAAGGGATCAAAATCGCCGTTACCTCCGAAGATCAGGGTGCGTCCGTCGCAGGCCAAACGCTCAATATCGGAGACGAGCTCATTTCGAGCCTGAAGCAAAACAAAAAACTCGGGTGGGTATTTGTTGACGAGGAGAAGGCTTCTCACGGCGTACAGACCGGAGAATATTACGCCAGTCTGCTGATTCCCCAAGACTTTTCCGCCAAAATAACCAGCATTGTCGACGGAAAGCTTGAACGCCCGGAGGTCATATATACGGTGAATGAAAAGGTCAACGCCATCGCGCCCAAAATTACAGGTTCAGGCGTGTCGGCAATCACGACTCAAATCAATGAAAATTTCACCGAAGCCGTCAGCGAGGCCGTTCTCACCAAGCTGAAAGAAGCCGGAGTGCAGATCAATGAACAGTTGCCAACGCTGCGAAAAATGGAGAATGGCATTTTTACGCTGGAGAACAACCTCCCGCAAATCGAAAATGCGGGTCAGAAAATTCTCGAAGTGGATCAAGCGATGCCCGAGATCGTGCAGAAGGCGCAGAAAATCGTCGAGCTCCAGCAAAAGCTGCCGGAAATCAACGAGGCTGCGCAATATGTAGTAAAGGTTCAGCAGCATTGGCCTCAAATTCAATCCGCCGCCTCGGAAATTCTGGCCATCCAGGAACGAATTCCCGAGCTTCAAAAAGCCGCTGGCTTCGTGCATGATGTGGACCAGCATTTCGATAAGGTGGGGAGCATCATTCAGACTGCGTTGGAGCAATCGGACAAGGCGCTGAATATCGTAACGACAGCGGAGCAAAATTTGGACAACGTTGCCCAAATTGCAGAAAACGGAAAGGCATTAACGGAAGGAGTCAACCAATTCATCGCTTCAAGCGAAAAAGCAATGAACAGCATTGGCCCGGCCATCAGACAAAACCTGCTGCTGGTGCAGCAGATTAGCGATGCGGCAGGAGATGTGTTCGAGCGCTTGCAAAGCACGGACCTGAGCAAGCTGCCCACGGCCGATGAATTGGATCATCTCGCATCAAGATTGGGGATCGCGCTTAGAATGACGGACAATACGTCCGCACTGCTCAGCAAAATCAATGATTTTCTGCCCTCTCACCCGTTGAGTAACCAGATTTCCAAACTGAACGCGGTATCGGACAAGCTGCAGCTGCAGATTCGTCTGGCCGGAATCGTGAGTGACGCATTGCGGCGCAACGCTACCCCGCCTGCCGACGTCGTCGCCCAATTGCACGAATTATCGAGGGATGTCGGAAACGGCATCGGCGAAGCGTTGAAGGCTTATGACAATGTAATCGCGCCGGCACTGGCCGCCGGGTCGGATCATTTGAGAACGATGTTATCTTCATCCGCGGCTGCCCTTCAAACCGCGCAGGACGCCTTACCAGATGTTGCGGGCATACTTGCAACAGCCAAAGAAGGCATTACGCTTGGCCAGAGTGAATTGAGAAAACTGCAGCAGAATTTGCCGGAAATTCAAGCCAAGGTCCATGAGATCTCACAAACCTTGCAGAGCAAGAGCAATGCATTCATTCGCGCCTTGAATGCGGTGGCCCCGATCATCCGGAATGACTTGCCCAAAGTCAAAGCCAAATTGGATGAAGCTGCCCGCTTTGTGCAAAACGATCTGCCCGAGGCGGAGAAACAAATCGGCAGAGCAGCGGACTTTGTGAAAAACCAGCTGCCCGAAGTACAGACAGGCGTGAAACGCGCCGCCGAACTGGTACGCACCGATCTGCCGGCATTGGAGCATGCCATCAGGCAGGCCGCCGACAAGCTCAGGGAAGTGGAACGGGACAACCATTTTGCGGAGCTGGCCAAATTGCTGCGGGGTGACATTGAAGCAGAGAGCGCCTTTCTTGCGAGCCCGGTCCAAATCAAGGAAAACCAGTTATACCCGATTCCCAACTACGGTTCGGCCATGTCCCCTTTTTACGGCGTATTGTCGTTATGGGTCGGATCTACATTGCTTATTTCGCTGCTGCGGGCGGAAGCCGAAAATCCGGATGGAAAGTTCAGGGGATATCAGCTCTACCTGGGACGTCTGGCGACATTCCTGACGGTAGGTTTGCTTCAAGCCGTTTGCGTCACGCTGGGCGACATCTGGCTGCTCGGCACCTATGTGGCCGATAAATGGTGGTTTGTGCTGTTTGCCATGCTGGTGAGCGCCGTTTTCGTCACGATCACGTATACCTTGTTGTCCGTCTTCGGCAATATCGGGAAAGGCATTGCGATCATTTTCATGGTATTCCAGTTTTCCAGTTCGGGCGGCACGTTCCCGATCAGCATGACCTCTCCGTTCTTTCAGGCCCTCAATCCTTTCATGCCGTTCACGTATGCCATCAGTTTGCTGCGCGAGGCTGTAGGCGGCATTTTGTGGGAGACCGCGTGGAAGGATATTCTGTGGTTATGCATATTCATCGCGATTAGCCTCGTTATCGCTCTGGCGTTGAAGCGGCCGCTAAGCAGCCTGACCCGACGATCTGCGGAGAATGCCAAAAAAACGAAAATCATCGCTTGA
- a CDS encoding DUF6080 domain-containing protein, producing the protein MNFLDYIFSDRRANRAALLLFIGFALFYGLINIPYVNYMAENAGLLGDRSPFNTRDFPLNLFNFDPSMYYGMNSSSVIHPLISYLTVVLGGGAALLGGNGFFLVLQSLVNALSVMLVFLFLARKGKELTVPLLVALMFGFSSYLMFTALIPDSYPYVQLFILISVVYLQYSREREEVSYTANAAMAAVNFGLTSTNIVPFAASLFVNMRAWRNRGSFKKYVGIMVLAVGMIAALTVIQYVAFGGRSWVSNWLLGIQNGGTSYATPFQFAAHWKALGLLTINPMLSPKVHLLDPGMMAFVSDLSRPTPLYSLFVGVFILVLALAGFIAGIRKREVWTLVPYVLFAFLLHIVVGFGLAVFQYDMYLYAGHYLFAFFLLAGGFVIGLRPGIGKSALTVLLAVSVLVMAANNVYRHFETLTTIKQSYEQLDSTSAMNEFISAPNK; encoded by the coding sequence ATGAATTTTCTGGATTACATATTTTCCGACCGCAGGGCGAACCGTGCAGCGCTTCTGTTATTTATTGGTTTTGCTCTTTTTTACGGACTGATCAACATTCCTTACGTCAATTATATGGCCGAAAATGCCGGACTTCTTGGAGATCGGAGCCCGTTTAACACAAGGGATTTTCCGCTGAACCTGTTCAATTTTGATCCATCCATGTATTACGGCATGAACAGTTCGTCCGTCATTCATCCGTTGATTTCTTACTTAACGGTTGTATTGGGGGGAGGCGCAGCGCTGCTGGGCGGCAATGGATTCTTTCTTGTGCTGCAGTCGCTTGTCAATGCTTTGTCCGTCATGCTTGTGTTTTTGTTCCTTGCCCGCAAAGGGAAGGAATTAACGGTTCCGCTGCTTGTAGCGCTGATGTTCGGATTCAGCTCGTACCTCATGTTTACTGCATTGATTCCGGATTCTTATCCGTATGTGCAGCTTTTCATCTTGATTTCGGTAGTTTACTTGCAATATTCTCGAGAGCGGGAAGAGGTTAGCTACACCGCGAATGCAGCGATGGCTGCCGTCAATTTTGGCCTGACGTCCACCAATATCGTTCCTTTTGCGGCCAGTTTGTTCGTTAATATGCGAGCTTGGCGGAATCGAGGGAGCTTCAAAAAATACGTTGGCATCATGGTTTTGGCTGTCGGCATGATTGCCGCGCTGACCGTCATCCAGTACGTGGCATTCGGCGGACGGAGCTGGGTTAGCAACTGGCTGCTCGGTATCCAGAACGGGGGAACCAGCTATGCAACGCCATTCCAGTTTGCTGCACATTGGAAGGCGCTTGGGCTTCTGACCATCAACCCGATGCTGTCCCCGAAAGTTCATTTATTGGACCCGGGCATGATGGCGTTTGTATCGGATTTGTCCCGACCAACGCCTCTGTATTCCCTTTTCGTCGGCGTGTTCATTCTGGTGCTTGCGCTTGCAGGCTTTATCGCGGGCATTCGGAAGAGAGAAGTGTGGACGCTGGTTCCGTACGTTTTGTTTGCATTTTTGCTGCACATCGTAGTGGGCTTTGGGCTTGCAGTATTCCAATACGATATGTACCTGTATGCAGGGCATTACCTGTTTGCGTTTTTCTTGTTGGCCGGAGGATTCGTCATTGGTCTTCGTCCTGGCATTGGTAAATCCGCGCTTACCGTTTTGCTCGCCGTGTCCGTTCTGGTGATGGCCGCCAATAATGTGTACCGCCACTTCGAGACGTTGACGACGATTAAGCAATCTTACGAGCAGCTGGATTCAACTTCCGCGATGAACGAATTCATTTCGGCACCGAACAAATAG
- a CDS encoding permease yields MWNDSWMAVVLVVMTLCGAIGGAGLKAYADSRKRLHVLGGLGFYGVGALLNILLLRFLPLTVVLPANALTYVWTLLIARWVFKENVGPLRWGGVACIMGGLCFLVF; encoded by the coding sequence GTGTGGAACGATAGCTGGATGGCGGTTGTGCTTGTTGTCATGACGCTTTGCGGAGCGATTGGCGGAGCCGGGCTTAAAGCGTACGCCGACAGTCGCAAACGGCTGCATGTATTAGGAGGACTTGGATTTTACGGGGTTGGGGCGTTGCTTAACATTTTGCTGCTGCGCTTCCTTCCGCTGACCGTAGTTCTTCCGGCTAATGCGCTGACGTATGTATGGACACTCTTGATTGCCCGATGGGTTTTCAAAGAAAATGTAGGACCGCTGCGCTGGGGGGGTGTCGCTTGCATCATGGGCGGGTTGTGCTTTTTGGTGTTTTAA
- a CDS encoding EamA family transporter translates to MGKMTGRHTGKMFMLFSAFLTATGQLFWKWGLEEWIYLGFGFACYGLGAVLMIKAFSLEKLSVAYPLMCTSYVFALLYGHFLLGEDITLQKLAAVLLLGIGVTLTSVER, encoded by the coding sequence ATGGGGAAAATGACAGGACGCCATACAGGCAAAATGTTCATGCTGTTTTCGGCGTTCCTGACGGCAACGGGCCAGCTCTTCTGGAAGTGGGGGCTGGAGGAGTGGATCTACCTTGGGTTTGGATTCGCGTGTTACGGATTGGGAGCGGTGCTGATGATCAAGGCTTTCTCGCTGGAAAAACTGTCGGTCGCCTATCCCCTGATGTGTACGAGTTATGTATTCGCACTGCTGTACGGCCATTTTTTGCTGGGGGAGGACATTACGCTGCAGAAACTTGCTGCCGTCCTGCTGCTTGGAATCGGGGTGACGTTAACCAGTGTGGAACGATAG
- a CDS encoding HAD family hydrolase: MSLKSTKIAIFDIDKTIIRSDSMFQFVSYGIRRFPALALQLPMIGLHTMLYKAGLMKVERVKRSYFKGIERMSEADLEHFFESRLRTAMFAEANMEMMQRKKEGYHVLLVTASPHAYMKYFQTLSWVDHVIGTELARRPDGTGYKCSIEGSNCKGEEKVRRILSYLEEQGMTIDYEHSCSYSDSLSDLPVMNLVARRYFINRSVPDMEELSWGK; the protein is encoded by the coding sequence TTGAGTTTGAAAAGCACGAAAATTGCCATTTTCGATATTGATAAAACGATTATACGCAGCGATTCCATGTTCCAGTTTGTAAGTTATGGCATTCGCCGTTTTCCGGCACTGGCGTTGCAGCTTCCGATGATCGGACTACATACCATGCTCTACAAAGCGGGATTGATGAAAGTGGAGCGGGTCAAGCGCTCTTATTTTAAAGGAATTGAACGGATGTCCGAGGCTGATCTGGAGCATTTTTTTGAAAGTCGGCTCCGCACAGCGATGTTTGCTGAGGCCAATATGGAGATGATGCAGCGCAAGAAAGAAGGGTACCATGTGCTGCTCGTGACGGCATCTCCCCATGCCTACATGAAGTATTTTCAGACCTTATCTTGGGTCGATCATGTGATCGGTACCGAACTTGCGCGCCGGCCCGATGGGACAGGGTACAAATGTTCTATCGAGGGAAGCAATTGCAAGGGAGAAGAGAAAGTGCGCCGTATCCTGTCCTATCTGGAGGAACAAGGGATGACCATTGATTATGAACATTCATGCTCCTATTCTGACTCACTTTCAGACCTGCCCGTGATGAATTTGGTGGCTCGGCGATATTTCATCAACAGGAGCGTGCCAGATATGGAGGAACTATCATGGGGAAAATGA
- a CDS encoding decaprenyl-phosphate phosphoribosyltransferase, with amino-acid sequence MSSSASKTDESVVAGYIRLLRPKQWTKNLLLFAALVFSFEEIRTETVIATLVGFFLFSLVAGCVYILNDYVDRERDRQHPVKRNRPIASGQVSPRQALGFGIGLLVLSVGSAMMLNPLFGVLCIVYFALNVSYSFVLKHIVIMDVMTIAAGFVLRAIAGGVLIHVPFTPWFLICTMLLSLFLAIGKRRHELVLLEGNTGSHRKVLDHYSVTLLDQFNTIVTTATIISYSLFTFTSNRTIHLMWTIPLVIYGMFRYLYLIHMKNKGGSPDRVLFEDKPILITVILYVAAVIVIFSIFE; translated from the coding sequence ATTTCATCATCTGCAAGCAAAACGGACGAAAGCGTGGTGGCGGGGTATATCCGCCTGCTGCGCCCAAAGCAATGGACGAAAAATTTGCTGCTTTTTGCCGCTTTGGTTTTTTCTTTTGAGGAAATTCGAACAGAAACGGTCATCGCTACACTCGTCGGTTTTTTCCTGTTCAGTCTGGTGGCAGGCTGCGTATATATTTTGAACGATTACGTGGACCGCGAACGGGATCGCCAGCATCCCGTGAAAAGAAACCGCCCGATCGCATCGGGACAAGTGAGCCCCCGTCAGGCGCTTGGGTTTGGAATCGGGTTGCTGGTCTTGTCCGTAGGCTCGGCAATGATGTTAAACCCATTATTCGGCGTGTTGTGCATCGTCTATTTTGCGCTTAATGTATCGTATTCGTTTGTGCTCAAACATATAGTGATCATGGATGTCATGACGATTGCCGCCGGGTTTGTGCTGCGTGCGATTGCCGGGGGTGTGCTGATTCATGTTCCTTTTACGCCATGGTTTCTGATCTGTACGATGCTGTTGTCGCTATTTTTGGCTATCGGTAAACGGCGTCACGAACTCGTACTGCTGGAAGGCAATACGGGATCGCATCGTAAGGTTTTGGATCATTATTCTGTTACGCTGCTCGATCAATTCAACACGATTGTGACTACGGCGACCATTATCAGTTATTCGCTGTTTACGTTCACGTCCAACCGGACGATTCATTTGATGTGGACGATCCCGCTTGTCATTTACGGCATGTTCCGTTATCTATATTTGATTCATATGAAGAACAAAGGCGGCTCTCCCGACCGTGTTTTGTTTGAGGATAAGCCTATATTGATTACCGTCATTCTGTATGTGGCTGCGGTTATCGTTATATTTTCCATTTTTGAATAA
- a CDS encoding LL-diaminopimelate aminotransferase has translation MSIDKYQETYIQTNFADRIGGANYGKDTNIYKFEKIKRAKASAKKDFPDVELIDLGVGEPDEMADAGIVAALAEEAAKPENRGYADNGIPEFKEAAAAYLKNVFNVDGIDAATEIVHSIGSKPALAMMPSCFINPGDVTIMTVPGYPVMGTHTKYLGGEVYNVQLTKENNFLPDLSSIPEDIAKRAKLLYLNYPNNPTGAAATVEFFTEVVEWAKKYSVVVVHDAPYAALTYDGNKPFSFLSVPGAKDVGVELHSLSKSYNMTGWRIGFVAGNPLVVKAFSDVKDNNDSGQFIAIQKAAAYGLSHPEITEKIAEKYSRRHDLLVSALNELGFKAEKPKGSFFLYVEAPKGVVGGRRFESGEDFSQFLIREKLISSVPWDDAGNFVRFSVTFIAQGEEEEKRVIAEIKRRLSDVQFEF, from the coding sequence ATGAGTATCGACAAATATCAAGAAACCTACATCCAGACCAACTTCGCTGACCGCATCGGTGGCGCTAACTATGGCAAAGACACGAACATCTATAAATTCGAAAAAATCAAACGCGCCAAAGCTTCCGCCAAAAAGGATTTTCCGGATGTTGAACTGATTGACCTCGGCGTTGGCGAGCCTGACGAGATGGCAGATGCAGGCATCGTTGCCGCATTGGCTGAAGAAGCAGCCAAACCGGAGAACCGCGGTTATGCAGACAACGGTATTCCTGAATTCAAGGAAGCCGCTGCGGCCTACCTGAAAAACGTTTTTAACGTGGACGGCATCGATGCCGCAACGGAAATCGTGCACTCGATCGGTTCCAAGCCGGCTTTGGCCATGATGCCTTCCTGCTTTATTAATCCTGGCGACGTGACCATCATGACGGTTCCGGGCTATCCGGTTATGGGTACACACACGAAGTACCTCGGCGGAGAAGTGTATAACGTTCAATTGACGAAAGAGAACAACTTCCTGCCTGACCTGTCCTCCATTCCGGAAGATATCGCTAAACGCGCGAAACTGCTTTACTTGAACTATCCAAACAATCCTACGGGTGCAGCCGCAACGGTTGAGTTTTTCACTGAAGTGGTCGAGTGGGCTAAAAAATACAGCGTTGTCGTCGTACATGATGCTCCGTATGCAGCATTGACTTACGATGGAAACAAACCATTCAGCTTCCTGTCCGTACCTGGAGCGAAGGATGTTGGCGTGGAGCTGCATTCCTTGTCCAAATCCTACAACATGACAGGCTGGAGAATCGGGTTTGTGGCAGGCAATCCGCTTGTTGTCAAAGCGTTCAGCGACGTAAAAGACAACAACGATTCCGGTCAGTTCATCGCGATTCAAAAGGCTGCGGCCTATGGCTTGAGCCATCCGGAAATTACCGAGAAAATCGCCGAGAAATATTCCCGCCGTCACGATTTGCTCGTGTCCGCGTTGAACGAACTTGGCTTCAAAGCAGAGAAACCCAAAGGCTCCTTCTTCCTGTATGTCGAAGCTCCTAAGGGTGTTGTCGGCGGACGCCGCTTCGAATCCGGCGAGGATTTCTCCCAGTTCCTGATTCGCGAAAAACTGATTTCGTCGGTGCCTTGGGATGATGCCGGCAACTTCGTGCGTTTCTCGGTTACCTTCATCGCTCAAGGCGAAGAAGAAGAGAAGCGTGTCATTGCTGAAATCAAACGCCGCCTGAGCGACGTGCAGTTCGAATTTTAA
- a CDS encoding RluA family pseudouridine synthase — MEWTVAPEHKKERIDKYITESLEDVSRSQVQLWIGDGLVTVNGSATKANAKLSEGDVVVLEIPEPAAVEIAAEDIPLEVVYEDSDVIVVNKPRGLVVHPAPGHLSGTLVNALMYHCKDLSGINGELRPGIVHRIDKDTSGLLMAAKNDRAHASLAAQLKEHSVNRRYIALVHGHLSHDQGTIDAPIGRDPHDRKMYTVTERNSKHAVTHFTVTERINDYTLLELKLETGRTHQIRVHMKFIGHPLVGDPVYGRNKGIKMQGQALHAAVLGFVHPTSGEYMEFTAPLPQDMEDVLASLRSR; from the coding sequence ATGGAATGGACTGTAGCTCCCGAGCATAAAAAGGAGCGCATTGACAAATATATTACGGAGTCGCTGGAGGACGTATCCCGCTCTCAAGTCCAATTGTGGATCGGCGATGGATTGGTTACGGTCAATGGCAGCGCGACGAAAGCGAATGCCAAGTTGTCCGAAGGCGACGTCGTGGTGCTTGAGATTCCGGAGCCTGCCGCGGTGGAGATTGCTGCCGAGGACATTCCGCTGGAAGTCGTATATGAAGACAGCGATGTCATCGTGGTCAACAAACCGCGCGGCCTCGTCGTTCATCCTGCACCCGGCCATCTGTCCGGGACGCTCGTGAACGCGTTGATGTACCACTGCAAGGACTTGTCAGGCATTAACGGCGAGCTTCGTCCCGGAATCGTGCATCGGATCGACAAAGACACATCGGGACTGCTCATGGCGGCCAAAAACGATCGTGCGCATGCTTCCCTGGCTGCACAGCTAAAGGAACACAGCGTAAATCGGCGTTACATTGCGCTTGTGCACGGCCATCTCAGCCACGATCAAGGCACGATTGATGCCCCGATTGGCCGTGATCCTCATGATCGGAAAATGTATACCGTCACGGAACGAAACAGCAAGCATGCAGTGACTCACTTCACTGTTACAGAGCGCATCAATGATTATACGTTGCTTGAACTGAAGCTGGAAACGGGACGTACGCATCAGATCCGGGTGCACATGAAATTCATCGGGCATCCGCTGGTCGGCGATCCGGTATACGGTCGCAACAAAGGTATTAAAATGCAAGGACAGGCATTGCATGCGGCAGTGCTTGGATTCGTGCATCCGACGAGCGGGGAATATATGGAATTCACGGCTCCGCTGCCGCAGGACATGGAGGATGTTCTCGCCTCATTGCGCAGCCGTTAG
- the lspA gene encoding signal peptidase II: MVYYILAFIVFLVDQGTKYLIATQMTIDDEIPVIGNFFVITSHRNAGAAFGILQNQRWFFIVVTIVVVVALVWYLQKVKNSPHKLLPVALSLVLGGAIGNFLDRALTGEVVDFVQLNFGSYTFPIFNIADSAICIGVALIVLETLLEGRREKAAAKIEGNETHE; encoded by the coding sequence GTGGTGTACTATATCCTCGCTTTTATCGTTTTTTTGGTGGATCAGGGCACAAAGTACCTGATCGCCACACAAATGACCATCGACGACGAAATTCCGGTCATCGGCAATTTCTTCGTTATTACCTCTCACCGCAATGCCGGCGCGGCGTTTGGCATTTTGCAAAACCAACGCTGGTTTTTTATCGTGGTGACCATTGTTGTAGTTGTTGCTCTGGTATGGTATTTGCAAAAAGTAAAAAACAGTCCGCACAAATTGCTGCCTGTAGCACTTAGTCTGGTGCTTGGGGGGGCGATCGGCAACTTCCTGGACCGGGCATTGACCGGTGAAGTCGTTGACTTTGTTCAGCTTAATTTTGGAAGTTATACGTTTCCCATCTTTAACATTGCCGACTCGGCCATATGTATCGGGGTGGCCTTGATCGTGCTTGAAACGCTGCTTGAAGGACGCAGAGAGAAAGCCGCTGCAAAGATTGAAGGGAATGAAACGCATGAGTAA
- a CDS encoding TraR/DksA C4-type zinc finger protein has product MAHLSPEQLHSLRTQLITEKRHIEHRLAENEHYGLGDSMKLQTGELSPIDNHPGDVGTEMYERAKDISLLEHDEFQVERIASALQSMDEGRYGICVVCRQPISFERLQAVPYTQYCVDHQPGHVSSDRPVEEQFLEPPFGRTSLDEREDQNGFDGEDAWQIVESWGTSNTPAMAEGSDIDSYDVMSIEATDEVEGCVEAYESFVATDIYGHDVSIVRNRQYKEYLERGEGEGLLEPDVEFSDDLY; this is encoded by the coding sequence ATGGCACATCTATCACCGGAACAGTTACATTCCTTGCGTACCCAACTGATCACCGAGAAACGGCACATCGAACATCGGCTTGCCGAGAACGAACATTATGGGCTAGGCGATTCAATGAAATTGCAGACCGGCGAGCTTTCCCCCATCGATAATCACCCGGGAGACGTAGGCACAGAAATGTACGAACGTGCAAAAGACATCTCCTTGCTGGAACATGATGAATTTCAGGTGGAACGAATTGCTTCCGCTTTGCAATCCATGGACGAAGGGAGATACGGCATCTGTGTCGTTTGCAGGCAGCCGATTTCCTTTGAGCGTCTTCAAGCCGTGCCTTATACCCAGTATTGCGTCGACCATCAACCCGGCCATGTCTCCAGCGACCGACCTGTCGAAGAACAATTTTTGGAACCTCCCTTTGGCCGAACAAGTTTGGATGAGCGCGAGGACCAAAACGGTTTCGATGGGGAAGACGCATGGCAAATCGTCGAGAGCTGGGGAACATCCAATACTCCGGCCATGGCCGAAGGCTCGGACATCGACAGCTATGATGTGATGTCGATCGAAGCTACAGATGAAGTCGAAGGCTGCGTTGAAGCTTATGAAAGCTTTGTGGCCACCGATATTTACGGACATGACGTATCCATCGTACGCAACCGGCAATACAAGGAATACCTTGAACGAGGCGAAGGCGAAGGATTGCTTGAACCGGATGTCGAATTTTCCGATGATTTATATTGA
- a CDS encoding DUF5665 domain-containing protein — protein MTEPKNKPSTEAQAKTTSSVPPALDSNEQIKELFTLTSRIAQELERSRISQYTELLYRPWKLIGLNLLSGAARGVGIAIGFTFFAATIIYLLQMLGALNLPIVGDYIADIVRIVQRQLELNTY, from the coding sequence ATGACTGAACCAAAGAATAAACCGTCAACCGAAGCACAGGCGAAGACAACATCTTCCGTTCCGCCTGCATTGGACTCGAACGAACAAATAAAGGAGCTGTTCACCCTGACGAGCCGAATCGCTCAGGAACTGGAACGTTCCCGCATTTCGCAATATACGGAGCTGCTGTACCGCCCCTGGAAGCTGATTGGGCTTAATCTGTTATCCGGAGCTGCCAGAGGAGTGGGCATTGCGATCGGCTTTACTTTTTTTGCAGCGACGATCATTTATTTATTACAGATGCTTGGTGCATTGAACCTGCCAATCGTGGGGGATTATATAGCCGATATTGTTCGTATTGTTCAGCGTCAGCTTGAATTGAATACGTATTAG